DNA from Streptomyces sp. Edi4:
CCGGCCCGCCGGTCCGTGTCCCTCATCGCGTCCCCGCCCATGACGTACCCACTCACCCTCCGGTGTGCGGGCCGGTCCGTGGCGCGGTGGTCAGGTGGACGCCGACCCGCTTGACCATCAGGGTCATCTCGTAGGCGACCTGTCCGATGTCGGAGTCGGCGTCGGACAGGACTGCCAGACAGCTCCCGTCGCCCGCGGCGGTCACGAAGAGGAAGGCGTCGTCGAGTTCGACGACGGTCTGGCGGACCTTGCCCGCCTCGAAGTGGCGTCCGACGCCCTTGGCGAGGCTGTGGAAGCCGGAGGCGACGGCGGCCAGGTGCTCGCCGTCCTCACGGGTCAAATCGCGCGAGGTGCCGGTGGCCAGGCCGTCGCCGGAGAGCACCAGGGCCTTGCGGATGGAGCCGACCCGGTCCACCAACTCGTCCAGGAGCCAGTTGAGTTCGCCGGTTGTGCCCCCCTGGGCGTGGCGTGCGGTGGCTGAGTGTTGTGGCGCGGTCATCGACCGTCCCCCTCCGGTGTGGTTCGTCGTGCGTTGTCGCCGGGGGCCGCGGGCGGTCCTGCCGCGGCGTCCGGTGCGTCGTTGTGCCGCCGCCCGCGCTGCCAGCCGCGTTGCAGTGCGACCATGCGGTCGCGCACCTCGTCGGCGTCGCGGTCGGGCTCGGGTCCCTCGTCGCGTCCCGGGGCGCCGCGCCGGTCGCCGGGGGCGTCCTTCAGCTGCGGGGCCAGGCTCGCCTGGCGGACCCGGCGGGGCAGTCCGTCCGGCGGGCCCTCGCCGTCATGGAGCGCGCCGGGCACGGTGCCCCAGGAGGGCGCGGAACTGGGCGCGCCCGGCAGTCCGGCGCCGGCCGGCGGCGCGGCGGGCCCGGCAAGGCCGCCGGGCCGTACCGGTGTCAGGCCCGGCGAGCGGGGCGCGGGGCGCGGGGGCCCGGGCTCCTCGGACTCGGGGCGCGGCGCGAAGGGGCGGGGTGGCTGGCCGGCGCGGCGCTGGGGCAGGCGGTTCTCGAAGACGTGCCGCACCTCGGGGGACGGCTCAAGATCCTGCGCCGGGTGGCCTCGGCCGGGGCCGTCGACGCGCCGGCCGTTGTCACTGACCAGGGTCGGCACCCGGTGGCGGCGCGGCAGCGGGCCGGGGCCCGTGTCCTCGTCCCTCTCGTCGGCCGTCTGCTGGTGCTGCTGGCGGTCCTCGCCCGAGGCGGCCGCGCGGCGGGCGGAGCGCAGCAGGCCGCCGCGCCCCGCGTCGTACGCGCCGGGCACACCGGTCTCGTCGGGCGCCGTGCTCGTGTCGAGGCCCAACGGGTCGAGCGGGGGCTCCAGTTCGACGGGACCGTCCAGGACCGACTGGCCGGGAACGCCGACGGGCAGCGGGGACAGCGCGCGCCTCGGCGCCTCGGGAGCGCCGCCCTTGGCACGGGCGGCCGTGCGGTCCAGACGGAAGCCGGTGCCCTCGGTCTCTGGCGCGTCGGTGAGCAGCGCGGCCGGCAGGAACACCACGGCGGTGGTGCCGCCGTAGGGGGAGGGCTGAAGGGAGACCCGTACGTTCTGGCGCTGCGCGAGCCGGCTGACCACGAAGAGGCCGAGCCGGTCGGTGTCGGACAGCTCGAACTCGGGAGTCTCGGCGAGCCGCAGATTGGCGTCGAGCAGCATGTCGGGCACCATGCCGAGGCCTCGGTCGTGGATCTCCAGGGTGAAGCCGTTGGCGACCCGCTCGCCGTGCACGTGGACGGCGGTGTGCGGGGGCGAGAACACCGTGGCGTTCTCCAGGAGTTCGGCGATGAGGTGGGTGAGGTCGGCGACGGCGGGGCCGCCGACGCCGAGCCGTGGCAGCCTGCGCACCTCGATGCGCTCGTAGTCCTCCACCTCGGCCACGGCGGCCCGTACGACGTCCATGAGCTGGACGGGCTTGCGCCACTGGCGGGACGGCGCGGCGCCGGAGAGGATCACCAGGCCCTCGGCGTGCCGGCGCATACGGGTGGTGAGGTGGTCGAGGCGGAACAGGTCGGCGAGTTCGTCGGTGTCCTCGGTGCGCCGCTCCATGGTGTCCAGGAGCGTCAACTGGCGGTGCAGGAGTACTTGGTTGCGGCGGGCGAGGTTGACGAACACCTCGGAGACGCCGCGCCGCATGTCGGCCTGTTTGACGGCTGCCTCGACGGCCGCGCGTTGCAGGGTGTTGAGGGCCTGGCCCACCTGGCCGACCTCGTCGCGTTCGTAGTCCAGGCGCGGCGCCTCGGTCTCGACGTCGACCTGTTCCCCGGCGGCGAGGCGCCGCATCACGCTCGGCAGGCGGACGCCGGAGACCTCGTGGGCCTCCTTGCGGAGCCGGGTGAGGTCGCGGACCAGCTCGCGGCCGACGCGTACGG
Protein-coding regions in this window:
- a CDS encoding roadblock/LC7 domain-containing protein encodes the protein MTAPQHSATARHAQGGTTGELNWLLDELVDRVGSIRKALVLSGDGLATGTSRDLTREDGEHLAAVASGFHSLAKGVGRHFEAGKVRQTVVELDDAFLFVTAAGDGSCLAVLSDADSDIGQVAYEMTLMVKRVGVHLTTAPRTGPHTGG
- a CDS encoding nitrate- and nitrite sensing domain-containing protein encodes the protein MRFRGKSIRRKIVALLLVPLVSLTALWGFSTYLTGRQANELMNVANIVKKVGYPIEDTVRVIQQERRQTLVYLADERPADALTALRSRRADTDVAMSRIRAAAQDRDVRGDLRPAAKTHLKAAIAAFDSVPTLRQSIEQGTVDRAQALDFYNRLIDPCYSFLMNLHALQNVEMDKQGRALVGLTHAREMLSREDALVASALITPRTTAPELRRISDLVANRKLLYDTNLELLPSAERLPFQQFWSGPETESLRTAESDVIDAGPAKNPHHIDAARWQQAVTPVLDRLAQMGTEAGNRYQDRVEPVAFNVLIKAGLAGVLGFLALLISLFMSVRVGRELVRDLTRLRKEAHEVSGVRLPSVMRRLAAGEQVDVETEAPRLDYERDEVGQVGQALNTLQRAAVEAAVKQADMRRGVSEVFVNLARRNQVLLHRQLTLLDTMERRTEDTDELADLFRLDHLTTRMRRHAEGLVILSGAAPSRQWRKPVQLMDVVRAAVAEVEDYERIEVRRLPRLGVGGPAVADLTHLIAELLENATVFSPPHTAVHVHGERVANGFTLEIHDRGLGMVPDMLLDANLRLAETPEFELSDTDRLGLFVVSRLAQRQNVRVSLQPSPYGGTTAVVFLPAALLTDAPETEGTGFRLDRTAARAKGGAPEAPRRALSPLPVGVPGQSVLDGPVELEPPLDPLGLDTSTAPDETGVPGAYDAGRGGLLRSARRAAASGEDRQQHQQTADERDEDTGPGPLPRRHRVPTLVSDNGRRVDGPGRGHPAQDLEPSPEVRHVFENRLPQRRAGQPPRPFAPRPESEEPGPPRPAPRSPGLTPVRPGGLAGPAAPPAGAGLPGAPSSAPSWGTVPGALHDGEGPPDGLPRRVRQASLAPQLKDAPGDRRGAPGRDEGPEPDRDADEVRDRMVALQRGWQRGRRHNDAPDAAAGPPAAPGDNARRTTPEGDGR